GAGGCCGTCACCCTCTTCATCCGACTGCTCGTCAAGACGATGTTCATGGCGGCCAAGCAGCGGCCGAAGTCGGACGAAACACGACCGTTCTTTCTCGCGATTGACGAGGCGAGCCGCTACCTCACCGCGGACACCGCCAGGATCCTCGCCGAGACAGCCGGGTACGGCCTTTACCTCCTTGTGGGGATGCAGTCGCTCGAGCAGGCGCGCCTAGAAAGCGAGGAAAGCTACGTGGCCCTCCGCGCCAACGTGAACGGCGAGATCGTAATGCGCATTATCGACCATGAGGAAAAGCTGTACTTCGCTCGGCGCTTCTTTGGCGACCGTCTAGACTTCACCAGGATCAAACACGAGGAGTTCAGTACCTCTGCCATTCCACGGGTGGTTGGCCGAACGACGTCCTCTCACTCGGAGTCGGTCGATGAGAACGATCGTTGGACTGTCTCCGATTCGGAGTCATCCGGATACGGGATCGACTACGACTACCGCGAGAATCGTACCGTGTACTTCTACACAGCCGACGAGCTGGAACGCATGGACGCGAGCCGGTTCAGCGTCCGCGACGAGGGGCAAGCGCAGCGTTTCGGCATCGTTCGCGTCAATGAAAGCCCCCCGACGGACATCGAAATTCCGGCCATGCCGCCACCATCATACTCACGCGACGAAATGCAGACATGGCTGAGAACGATCAAGCAGAACCAAGCGGCGACCCTTCCGCTCATTGAGGCGCGGCACCGCTTTGACGCGCTTCTTCAACAGCACGTAGAGTTACTCACGTCTAAACATTTCGAGCCCGAGGAGGATGAATTACCCAGACCATCACGACTCAAGCCACGGCGGACCAAAAAGAATGC
This is a stretch of genomic DNA from bacterium. It encodes these proteins:
- a CDS encoding type IV secretory system conjugative DNA transfer family protein, with amino-acid sequence MAALRALFFLGHLPGRPLCPIIYPREPKERPHLAYYGTTRSGKTFGIEWVLRQLCENRNAGFAYVDPHGSSYWRMASYLRQMGVTDRVLYWDLNDPEFVTTYDPFSIEGQSPAYIAGNLTAALLATLGRQAGAADQPHLKTTTEAGLLSLLTLGLPFALARHLFDPQDTRIKKAITERLQSSTMLGAIAELPRLLDRYHELAAPFRRFDNLFRDERLKLTFTTAGLNFRDLMDEGWIILINAEPKDQYDEAVTLFIRLLVKTMFMAAKQRPKSDETRPFFLAIDEASRYLTADTARILAETAGYGLYLLVGMQSLEQARLESEESYVALRANVNGEIVMRIIDHEEKLYFARRFFGDRLDFTRIKHEEFSTSAIPRVVGRTTSSHSESVDENDRWTVSDSESSGYGIDYDYRENRTVYFYTADELERMDASRFSVRDEGQAQRFGIVRVNESPPTDIEIPAMPPPSYSRDEMQTWLRTIKQNQAATLPLIEARHRFDALLQQHVELLTSKHFEPEEDELPRPSRLKPRRTKKNAPEG